In Podospora pseudocomata strain CBS 415.72m chromosome 4, whole genome shotgun sequence, the genomic stretch TACCTGCGAAACAAACTTTGGCTGGCCCTCCACAGTCCTGTAGCCACCCAAGATGTCGATGCATCTTGGCAATGCCCCTGCCCCAATAGCCACAGCCCCAGCACACACCTTGTTCTCACTCTTTAGCTTGCCAATGATGTCCCCCACCACACTCTCACTCTTGTAATCCCAcacctccgccgcccccAGTCGCCGGACATGCTCCCAATTACCCGCCGAAGCAGTAGTGTAAACCTCATACCCCGCCGCTCTGGCAAGCTGTATCGCGTTACTCCCCACGCTCGTCGCCCCAGCCCACACAATAACCACCTGATTCTTGTCATCTCCCCTCGGCGAAGTCGGcaacgccaaccccaacccgcccTGATCCCGCCCCAAAAACAGCGCCGTGGCGGCAGTCGAAAAACCCAAAGGTAAAACAGCCGCCTGCTCGAAACGGACATGATCGGGTATCCTGGCGACGAGGTGCTCACGAACAAGGACGTACTCCTGAAACGCGCCCTCGGCCGAAGAGTTAGACCGGCGGTCTGTCCCGAAGGCGTGAGCGACGACCCTGTCGCCGGGGACGAAcagatgggaggaggagcggacTACCGTGCCGGCGACGTCGGAACCGAGGATGACGGGGTAGCGGAGgtaggagaagagggggttgcCGGGGGATTGGATGAACCAGTCTACTGGGTTTATGGCCACGGCTTGGGAtttgatgacgaggaagttggctgggggcggggaggggggtgatggggcgGGTTTGATGTccaagggggaggagttttTGGAGGTGAGCcaggcggcggtgttgggggaCATTGTGATGGGTGTGGTTTGGggtgtaggtaggtaagttgatggtggaggagggcaaaaGAGGGGGGTCCATATCGGGTGAGATTGATGTTATCGTGGGCTGTGACACGATGTACAGTACGGAGTAATCGGTTGCGGGAGTTGGTACGGAATGTCCCAGCCAATGAAAGAGAGAGACGGCAGTGGAtgttggtttgggggtgcAGAGAGAGTTGACCTTCCGCCAATAAGATGGGAAGCGAGAAGATCAAGACAGGAACCTTGCATGTCAGACAAAGAATCGATTTTGGGCAGGCTATTGGTGACAATCACAGGTCAGTCCAGTCACTTACACTGGTCGCCGTCTGCATGACATCAAATCAGCATGAGTTTTAGGTGGAGAATGGCAACCGTCTAAAGTCAAAGGCTGGTAATAAGCGTGGTTCAAATCACAAAGTGTAGAGATATATGCCACCCGGCCTACCCTGTGGGTAGGATGTCCTTTTGGTTCCACACAAAGATTTGGGGATCTCACTATAGGGATCCTGATGTAAAGTTAAACCTTGGATTCTATAATCTCTTTGGATATCTATCTAATTCACTAGCAGCCTTTTGTGTTCTGTCCCCCTAgatcttctcttctttttgcgGTAATGAGATCTTGAAAGTCCTCAATCCTTGGTGGGCGATGTCTAGGTTGACAGGAATTTTGTTGTCTAACCCTTCCATTCCAA encodes the following:
- a CDS encoding hypothetical protein (EggNog:ENOG503NVC5; COG:C), encoding MSPNTAAWLTSKNSSPLDIKPAPSPPSPPPANFLVIKSQAVAINPVDWFIQSPGNPLFSYLRYPVILGSDVAGTVVRSSSHLFVPGDRVVAHAFGTDRRSNSSAEGAFQEYVLVREHLVARIPDHVRFEQAAVLPLGFSTAATALFLGRDQGGLGLALPTSPRGDDKNQVVIVWAGATSVGSNAIQLARAAGYEVYTTASAGNWEHVRRLGAAEVWDYKSESVVGDIIGKLKSENKVCAGAVAIGAGALPRCIDILGGYRTVEGQPKFVSQVSGSKDPGEFLGLGAFGMVKLVVDMVWAGITTVAKAKIKGVGYKFIWGSDIGDDKNKDVAKAIWNVYLAQALGKGEFVPSPEPQVVEGKGLEKIQEGFDTCKKGVSAAKVVVLV